One genomic window of Corticium candelabrum chromosome 9, ooCorCand1.1, whole genome shotgun sequence includes the following:
- the LOC134184835 gene encoding uncharacterized protein LOC134184835 produces the protein MSILTFTATVAIFTIFLGSASGYVYCNGNYCSDCCCGFSSSDCCSCFDPDIDVASVNLAWWSWALIAAGILVIIAAAIGVGVWRRRVYLARTTVVQSGGAAAAPLVVTTSSQQSQQMAGYPPAGYNYASY, from the exons ATGAGCATTCTCACGTTTACTGCAACGGTTGCGATTTTCACAATTTTTCTCGGCTCGGCG AGTGGATATGTCTACTGCAACGGCAACTA CTGTTCCGATTGCTGCTGTGGCTTTAGCAGCAGTGACTGCTGCTCTTGTTTCGACCCAGACATCGATGTAGCCAGTGTGAACCTCGCGTGGTGGAGCTG GGCGCTTATCGCTGCGGGTATCCTCGTCATCATTGCTGCGGCGATTGGAGTCGGCGTGTGGCGTCGACGAGTGTATCTCGCCAGAACGACGGTTGTTCAGAGCGGAGGGGCGGCGGCGGCACCACTCGTCGTGACGACGTCGTCTCAGCAGTCCCAGCAAATGGCAGGCTATCCGCCTGCGGGCTACAACTACGCTAGTTATTGA